The window TTGGCGATAAAGGCAAGGGCTTTGAAATCGGGCCGGATATCTTTAAAAATATTGGCTTTGCTGACAGAACCCAAAAGCAGTGCTTGTGTGACGCCATGGGATTTAAAATAGCGGATCAGTTTGTTGAGCTGGCCAAGATAAAGCCATTCAAATGTGTGGGTCATTTCGGCCAGTCGGGGATCAGTTTCACTACGGAATCCGACCCCGATGACTTTGTAGCCCTTTGCATGGGCTTTGCGTGTGAAAAGCAACGGAAACTGTCCGCCGCCTGCAATCAGGCCGATGTGGGAAGAACAACTATTGTCTTCGCAAGGGATCATGGATATTAACGCGTCACCCCACGGTTGGAATTTTTTATGAATTCACAGAAAGCCACGACTTCAGGCAGTTGTTCGACCTCTGCCCGGGTTCTTTCCACGGCCTGGGTCACGGTCAGACCAATACGGAAAAATATCCGATACGCTTTTTTCAACTGACGTACGACGAAAGTATCAAAATTATGGCGTTGAAGTCCCACATTATTCAGTCCATGCAGGGTGGCCCTGTCACCTGCGGCAATGACATAGGGCGGAATATCTTTTACCACCGCGGATTTACCACCGATGTAAGCGTAGTCACCAATTTTAACAAACTGATGAATGGCCACAAGGCCGCCTATGGTGGCATAATTTCCGATTTCAATATGTCCTGCAAGGGTTGAGTTGTTTGCAAGAATAACCCCTTTGCCGGTTTTGCAGTCATGGGCAATGTGGGTGTAGGCCATCAGATAATTTTCTTCGCCCACTTCAGTGATGCCGCCGCCAAAACCCGTGCCGCGGTTAATGGTGACAAATTCTCGGATAATAGACCCCCTGCCAATGGTAAGGTGGGTGATCTCGCCATGGAATTTAAGATCCTGGGGGGCACCGCCAATGGATGCGTACTGAAAAATATTACAGTCCGGACCGATGGTGACGTGGTCGTCAATGGTGCAGTAGGGTCCTATGCTTGTGCCGGATCCAATGGTAACATCGCCCTTGACAATGGTATAAGGGCCAATGGTGACATTCTCATCTATCCTGGCAGATGAGTCAATAATTGCGCTTGGATGAATCATGGTTGCTCCGTCTGAGTGCTTTCCAGCTTTTTGATCCGTTTTTCCAATGAAAGCAGCCGTGTTCTTAAACCGGGTAGCCGGGGTATGATATTAGACACTTTCAGCCAAATTTTATGGGGCATGTGGGGTATGCCTGAAACAACTTCGCCCGGGGGAACATTACCGGAGACTCCGGAATAGGGTCCGACAATGGCCCCGTCGCCTATATTCAGGTGCCCGGAAATGCCGGCCTTGCCTGCAATAATGACGTTTCTGCCGATGGTGGCGCTGCCGGCAATAGCAACCTGGGCCACCACCAGTGTATCATCCCCGATTTTAACATTGTGGGCAATATGGACCTGATTGTCCGTTTTAACACCGTTGCCGATGCGGGTTATGCCCAAAGTTCCTCTGTCAATGGTATTGCAGGCACCGATTTCACAGCGATCACCAATATGAACGTATCCTGTATGAACCAACTTGGCATGGGCGTGACCATCCTGGACAAATCCAAAACCGTCGGAACCCAGGACTGAGTTGGGGTGAATCATGGTCTGCCTGCCTATATGGGTTTTATCGGCTATGGTGACATTGGGGCTGATGCGGCAGGAATCGTTGATCTGACATTGTTTTCCGATCACCGTATTGGCCATGATGTGGACATGACTGCCAATAGTAGTGCCTTCCCCGATACTGACATAGGCCTCGATACGAGTACCCTGCCCGATAACACAGCCATCTGCAATAACAGCCGTGGGGTGAATAAACTCTTTCAACGGCTGGGCAGGCATCAGATGCTCCACAACCTTAAAAAAGGCAAGTTTTGGGTTATCGCTGCAAAGAAGCGTTATACCCGAAACAGCCGGGGTCTGGCTCGGAACAAGGATGATGCCGGCTTTTGTTTCATTAAGCCGGCAGAGAAAAGAGTTATCCACCGCAAAGGTCAGATCCTTTGGACCTGCATCGTCAAAGGAAGATACACCTGAAATGGCAGTGCCCGGATCCCCATGTACCCGGGCATTGACCATGGCGGATAGTTGTTCTGCTGTAAGCATGTATTATTTTTTCTCAGCGTATACGGCATTGTATTCTTTGATTACTTCATCAGTGATATCCACCTTGTCTGCAGCAAAGATAACACCGGCCCCTTTTCTTTCGATGATGAGAAGATACCCTTTTTGGGTTCCTATCTTGTTTGCAATGTCAAAGACATCTTTTTGCATTTCATTCATCTTCTTGTTTTGCAGCATCTGCATTTCCTGGGTATAATCGGCATTCATTTTTTTCAAATCATCGACTCTGTCCCGAAGTTCCCGCTGACGTTCAAGTTTTTTTTCAGCACTGAGCACAAGGGCTTCACGATCCAAGGCCACTTTCATGTCCTGAATTTTTTTTTCCTCGGCCTGAAGTTTTTCCTTAAGTTCGTCTAATTTCGCCTGAAGTTCTTTTTGGGTCACTTTACCGGCACTGGACTCTTTTAATATTTTTTCAAAATTGATCATCCCTATTTTATTTGCATCTGCGGCAAAGGCGCTGCAGGAAAAGATTGCCGCAATCATCAGAACTGCCGGAACTAAAATACTTTTTTTCATTTATGCCTCCAAAAATAAAATTCTAATTTTTTAGAAAAATGCACCAATTGAAAAATCAAACTGGCCATCACCGCAACTTTTAACATCTTTACCATCTATAACAATGCCATAGGCCAGCCTGATGGGGCCCATGGGAGAGTTCCATCTGAGTTCAAAACCTGAGCTGGAAAACTGATCGCCCAAGTCAATATTTTCACCGTATCTATAGACATCACCTCTGTCGTAGAAAAGGACGCCGTACACCGCCTGTTCTTCAGCAATGGGAAAGATCAGTTCAATATTAAACTGGCAATATTTCTCTCCGCCCACCTCGATGGAGGAGCTCCCCCTGGTGCCGTTGATGTCGGTATCGTCAAACCCCCTGATGGAGTTGATGCCGCCAAGATAAAAACGTTCCCAATCAATATCTGGATCTCCATCGGTCCTGTCATCAAGGTATCCCCCTTTGGCATAAATACCTGTTGAAAATTTCCAGAACAAAGGAAAAAACACAGCTGATTCCAAAAGATACTTGGTAAAATCAATCTCTCCGCCTAAAAATTCACCGGCATATTCAACGGACAGCTTGTGGTACATCCCCCTTGTGGGCAGAAAACTGTGGTTTCTTGAATCGAAACTGATATAGGGTGTGATACTTGACGTAAGATAAGAGCCTTCGGTAACTGTTGTATACGCCGTTTCAACCGCTTCGATGTCAAATTTTTCAATGTTGTAAATCAGACCAATGGTGGTGTAATCAAAGTACCGTCGGGAGGCTGCCCGAAGCGTAAGCCCCATAGCATTCTTATCATAATAATCGTATTCGTTTTCGAATTTATAAATATCAAAGCCAGCTGAAATGGGTTTGTCAAACAGCCAGGGTTCGGTGAATCCGATATTATACAAGGCATTTTGGCCTGACATCCGAACAGTGAATTTGGCGGTCTGGCCTTTGCCGAAAAGGTTACGCTCTTCAATGGCAAACTGACCAAAGGGACCGTCATCACTGGAAAAACCACCACCAAAGGTAAAGGCTCCTGTGGATTTCTCTTCCACTGATATCAAAACATCCCGTCTGTTTTCTTCTTTGGTTTCAACCGGTTTGATGTCAAATTTTTGGAAATAGTCTTTGAACATCAGGTTCCTGTTGGAGCGCTGGATCTTTTTCATACTGTAAAGATCCTGCTCATCAAAGGCCAACTCTCTTCTGATAACCTTATCCCGTGTTTTATTGTTTCCGGAAATGATGATTCGATTGAAATAGACAAGGGGGCCCTTGCTGATGTCAAAGCGGATATCCACAATTTTTTTATCGTCACGTTTGTCCACTTTAGGCGTGACCCTGACATTGGCATACCCCTGATTGGCATATTGATCGTTAAGGGTGATCATATCCTGGCGAATCAGTTCCCTGTTATACAGTTCCGATTTCTGGGAAACCAGAAGCGCCAAGAGCTCGGCTTCAGTGGTAAGAATGTCACCATTGATGCTGACCACACCATTTTTATATTGATCTCCTTCATCGATTTTGAACTTGATGGTTATCTGTTCTTTTCCTATATTCACCACAGGGTCGGATACTTTGACATTTATAAATCCGTTATTTTTGTAAAGAGCCTCTATGCGGAGCACATCATTGTCAAGTTCAGTTTCATCAAGCTCACCCGAAGATGTGATAAAGGACCAGAAACCCTTTTCCCGGGTTTGCATCTTATCTTTGATGGCGTCATCGTCAAAATATTTATTGCCCTCAAATTCAATGGTTGTGATTTTTACTTTTTCACCCTCTTCAATAGTAAAAACAATATCGGCCTGATGATTCTTCAATGGTTTGACGCTATAGGAAATCCGGCAGTTATGATAATTTTTCTCATAATAGAGACGTTTGAGTTTATCCACATCATTGTTCAGCTTATATACATTGAGGATAGATCCGGTTGATGTCCCCACAACTTCGAATAATTCTTTTTCATCATAAACACTATTATTTTCAAAGCGGATATTACGGACACTGGGTTTTTCCCGGACTTCAAAAATAAGCTCAACCCCTTTATCCATATTCTCTTTTTTGATGACTACATCATCAAAATAGCCCATCTTATATATGTTGTTCAAATCATTTCCCAAGGTAATTCGATTGAGAAGATCTCCTTTTTTCGATGAGATGGCTCTTTGGATGGCATCTGCATCAACACGCACATTGCCTTTGATGGTAATGGCTGAAATAATTTTCTGTTGAAAAAGTTCGCCGGCAATATCTTTTCCCAGAGAGGTCGCCGCTGCGTACAGTTCCGCCATATTTGGGGACTGGGAAGAAAAAACCAGGGGCTCCTGTTTGTCATATACATTGTGCATCTCTATGTCAATGCTCACGGCTTGCCCGACTATGAAAATATCTCCGGTGATAATTCTGTCAACGCCCAGGCGTATACCTTCCTGGCGGAATTGATCGTATCCCCAGTCCGTTGTATCAACATCGGTGTGGGTTAACGCCACTTTTGCACCGTTTTTCTCAAGTTTTTCTTTCAGGGTTTCTGACAGAGCCGCCGCAATTTTTTCATCGGGGTGCTCCGCCTGGACATGAAAGGGGAACAGTGCTACTGCAGTTTGCTCCTCGGCAGACAAAAGGCCTGTTCCCCAAAAGCAGAAAAAGGCTGCAAGTAGTACACTGAACTTAATATGCTTCATAATTGGTCCTAAGCAGGTAATCAACACAAACATTACTTTTTATACCGGGGATATTTTTCCATCTTTCAGTGTCAGTTTTCTGTCCATTAAACCAGCCAGATCTGAATTGTGGGTGACCACGATGATGGTCATTCCCGTTTCCCGGTTAAGTTCTTTTAAGAGTTGGTGAACAGCGTGGCTGTTCTTCTGATCCAGATTTCCGGTGGGCTCATCAGCCAGCAGAAGGGCTGGTGCCATAACAAGGGCCCTTGCAATGGCCACTCGCTGCTGCTCGCCGCCGGACAGGTCTTCCACCCTGTATTTGATTCGGGCGCCGAGCTCTACCCTTTCAAGCATATCTACTGCATATTTTTCAATAGTTTTTTTAGATTTACCACTGATCAGTCCGGGGAGCATTACATTTTCAACCGCTGTAAATCCCTGGAGTAAATAATGAAATTGAAAAACAAAACCGATGTTCTTATTTCGAAAGGCGGCAAGTTTTTCATTATTGTAGCCCAGAATCTGTTCTCCATTGAACATCAGATTTCCCTCATCGGGCTTGTCAAGGGTGCCGATGATATTAAGCAGGGTGGATTTTCCAATACCCGAAGACCCTACCACGGCAATGGTTTCCCCCTGTTGTATGGTCAGATCGGCCTTGTGCAGAATGTTCAACTCAGCCGTTTTGAATACAAAAGAGCGTGACACCCCATCCAGTTGCACCAACGGTGTGTCATCCATACCTTATGGCCTCAACCGGATTCATGCGTGACGCCTTATACGATGGATATAAGGTGGACAGAAAACAGATTACCAGGGCGGAGACAGCGGTTAAGATAACATCTGAATATTCAAGCTGAACCGGAAGAGTCGAAAAAGGATATGCCTCAGGCAGCTTGATAAACTCGTATCGTTTGAGAACGAAACAGATCACCACGCCAAGGGTTGTACCGATAGCCGTACCGATAATGCCGATAATCATCCCCTTGATTATAAATATGCGGCGGATGACGGCATTTGTGGCACCCATTGCCTTTAACACAGCGATATCCCGGGTTTTTTCCATAACCATCATGATCAGGGCTGATGCAATATTAAATGCAGCCACAAGAATAATCAGCGTTAAAATGACAAACATGGCTGTTTTTTCAAGTTTAAGGGCTGAGAAAAGACTGTGGTTGATATCCATCCAGTTGCGCAGGTAATAGGGATATTTGATGAATCCAAGGCCGTTTTCGCTCAGGTGTTTTACCTGGAATATCTCATCGGTCCAGATGCCGAATGCCGAAATTTTACCTTTGGCAGACACCAGGGCCTGGACCTGATCCAATCGGGCATAGGCCAGGCTTGAATCATATTCCGACAT is drawn from uncultured Desulfobacter sp. and contains these coding sequences:
- the lpxA gene encoding acyl-ACP--UDP-N-acetylglucosamine O-acyltransferase, producing the protein MIHPSAIIDSSARIDENVTIGPYTIVKGDVTIGSGTSIGPYCTIDDHVTIGPDCNIFQYASIGGAPQDLKFHGEITHLTIGRGSIIREFVTINRGTGFGGGITEVGEENYLMAYTHIAHDCKTGKGVILANNSTLAGHIEIGNYATIGGLVAIHQFVKIGDYAYIGGKSAVVKDIPPYVIAAGDRATLHGLNNVGLQRHNFDTFVVRQLKKAYRIFFRIGLTVTQAVERTRAEVEQLPEVVAFCEFIKNSNRGVTR
- the lpxD gene encoding UDP-3-O-(3-hydroxymyristoyl)glucosamine N-acyltransferase, which translates into the protein MLTAEQLSAMVNARVHGDPGTAISGVSSFDDAGPKDLTFAVDNSFLCRLNETKAGIILVPSQTPAVSGITLLCSDNPKLAFFKVVEHLMPAQPLKEFIHPTAVIADGCVIGQGTRIEAYVSIGEGTTIGSHVHIMANTVIGKQCQINDSCRISPNVTIADKTHIGRQTMIHPNSVLGSDGFGFVQDGHAHAKLVHTGYVHIGDRCEIGACNTIDRGTLGITRIGNGVKTDNQVHIAHNVKIGDDTLVVAQVAIAGSATIGRNVIIAGKAGISGHLNIGDGAIVGPYSGVSGNVPPGEVVSGIPHMPHKIWLKVSNIIPRLPGLRTRLLSLEKRIKKLESTQTEQP
- a CDS encoding OmpH family outer membrane protein; translated protein: MKKSILVPAVLMIAAIFSCSAFAADANKIGMINFEKILKESSAGKVTQKELQAKLDELKEKLQAEEKKIQDMKVALDREALVLSAEKKLERQRELRDRVDDLKKMNADYTQEMQMLQNKKMNEMQKDVFDIANKIGTQKGYLLIIERKGAGVIFAADKVDITDEVIKEYNAVYAEKK
- the bamA gene encoding outer membrane protein assembly factor BamA, coding for MKHIKFSVLLAAFFCFWGTGLLSAEEQTAVALFPFHVQAEHPDEKIAAALSETLKEKLEKNGAKVALTHTDVDTTDWGYDQFRQEGIRLGVDRIITGDIFIVGQAVSIDIEMHNVYDKQEPLVFSSQSPNMAELYAAATSLGKDIAGELFQQKIISAITIKGNVRVDADAIQRAISSKKGDLLNRITLGNDLNNIYKMGYFDDVVIKKENMDKGVELIFEVREKPSVRNIRFENNSVYDEKELFEVVGTSTGSILNVYKLNNDVDKLKRLYYEKNYHNCRISYSVKPLKNHQADIVFTIEEGEKVKITTIEFEGNKYFDDDAIKDKMQTREKGFWSFITSSGELDETELDNDVLRIEALYKNNGFINVKVSDPVVNIGKEQITIKFKIDEGDQYKNGVVSINGDILTTEAELLALLVSQKSELYNRELIRQDMITLNDQYANQGYANVRVTPKVDKRDDKKIVDIRFDISKGPLVYFNRIIISGNNKTRDKVIRRELAFDEQDLYSMKKIQRSNRNLMFKDYFQKFDIKPVETKEENRRDVLISVEEKSTGAFTFGGGFSSDDGPFGQFAIEERNLFGKGQTAKFTVRMSGQNALYNIGFTEPWLFDKPISAGFDIYKFENEYDYYDKNAMGLTLRAASRRYFDYTTIGLIYNIEKFDIEAVETAYTTVTEGSYLTSSITPYISFDSRNHSFLPTRGMYHKLSVEYAGEFLGGEIDFTKYLLESAVFFPLFWKFSTGIYAKGGYLDDRTDGDPDIDWERFYLGGINSIRGFDDTDINGTRGSSSIEVGGEKYCQFNIELIFPIAEEQAVYGVLFYDRGDVYRYGENIDLGDQFSSSGFELRWNSPMGPIRLAYGIVIDGKDVKSCGDGQFDFSIGAFF
- a CDS encoding ABC transporter ATP-binding protein, with the translated sequence MDDTPLVQLDGVSRSFVFKTAELNILHKADLTIQQGETIAVVGSSGIGKSTLLNIIGTLDKPDEGNLMFNGEQILGYNNEKLAAFRNKNIGFVFQFHYLLQGFTAVENVMLPGLISGKSKKTIEKYAVDMLERVELGARIKYRVEDLSGGEQQRVAIARALVMAPALLLADEPTGNLDQKNSHAVHQLLKELNRETGMTIIVVTHNSDLAGLMDRKLTLKDGKISPV
- a CDS encoding lipoprotein-releasing ABC transporter permease subunit, with translation MGAELFIAGKYLRAKRKEGFISLITLLSVAGVILGVMALVVVIAVMSGSETEFRNRILGLEPHILAMNYSGHFSPDPDMEDKIRQTPGVTAVSPILFGQAMIRTANSFSGIIIRGIEPEKGTALIKGYTPEDLEKTLNATTGTTGLPGIILGQSLAHAVRVMKGDRVILMSAAGVISPMGQIPSMKQFVVTGTFKSGMSEYDSSLAYARLDQVQALVSAKGKISAFGIWTDEIFQVKHLSENGLGFIKYPYYLRNWMDINHSLFSALKLEKTAMFVILTLIILVAAFNIASALIMMVMEKTRDIAVLKAMGATNAVIRRIFIIKGMIIGIIGTAIGTTLGVVICFVLKRYEFIKLPEAYPFSTLPVQLEYSDVILTAVSALVICFLSTLYPSYKASRMNPVEAIRYG